Proteins from a genomic interval of Quercus lobata isolate SW786 chromosome 11, ValleyOak3.0 Primary Assembly, whole genome shotgun sequence:
- the LOC115969575 gene encoding phosphoinositide phosphatase SAC3-like isoform X2 — MAAWCLENNGVSSSQSSITEEPLAAPSFNACMQKFRLYETRSNFYMIGRDKGRTYWRVLKIDRLDPCELNIREDSTTYTERECSDLLRRIHEGNKSTGGLKFVTTCYGIVGFIKFLGPYYMLLITKRRQIGAICGHTVYAVSKSELIPFLNSTDGSSIANSRNENRYKKLLCMVDLTKDFFFSYSYHVMRSLQKNLSNNETGHVLYETMFVWNEFLTREIRNHLQNTLWTVALVYGFFKQATLSVSGREFKVALIARRSRHYAGTRYLKRGVNDKGRVANDVETEQIVFEDVPEGLPMQISSVVQNRGSIPLFWSQETSRLNLKPDIILSKKDQNYEATRLHFENLVKRYGNPIIILNLIKTREKKPRESILRAEFANAIEFINKDLSEESRLRFLHWDLHKHSRSKATNVLLLLGKVAAYALTITGFFYCQVTPALRREGSLRWHSSENIDNGDLSPQRHYDTDDVDADNFERKLNGGKHGASNVANGNHSVKEPMFQRGVLRTNCIDCLDRTNVAQYAYGLAALGHQLHALGVIDKPKIDLDAPLADNLMGFYERMGDTLAHQYGGSAAHNKIFSERRGQWKAATQSQEFFRTLQRYYSNAYMDAEKQDAINVFLGHFRPQQGKPALWELGSDQHYDAVRNGQANVDEDGRSIFKRSLSDGNLCRDIISPISATNVKQVKMSHSALPDQSQGARNFLSESSPEISTCDSDIAFSRYTPSMPRRQLFGDVQRDRCPESDRTYYCEHGDASTCSNFLDLDWLSSSGNSCEEDQSEGTSVRTNSSLAGLSSENVVNGVMGETTPSTSEYGYSMKVSTSFGC; from the exons ATGGCGGCGTGGTGCTTAGAGAACAACGGAGTCTCTTCTTCACAGTCCTCCATCACTGAAGAGCCTCTCGCCGCTCCTTCCTTCAATGCTTGTATGCAGAAATTCAGGCTCTACGAGACTCGATCG AATTTTTACATGATAGGGAGGGACAAGGGTAGAACATATTGGAGAGTGCTAAAGATTGATCGGCTGGACCCTTGCGAGTTAAACATTCGTGAAGATTCTACCACATATACAGAAAGGGAATGCTCTGACCTTTTGAGGCGGATACATGAAGGAAACAAGTCCACGGGTGGACTAAAGTTTGTCACTACTTGTTATGGAATTGTTG gattcatcaaatttttgggGCCTTATTATATGCTGCTTATCACAAAAAGAAGACAGATTGGTGCAATATGTGGTCATACTGTATATGCTGTCTCCAAGAGTGAGCTGATTCCGTTTCTGAATTCTACTGATGGGTCCAGTATCGCTAATTCTAGGAATGAGAACAG ATACAAGAAGCTCCTATGCATGGTGGATCTAACAAAGGACTTCTTTTTTAGCTACTCATATCATGTTATGCGTAGTCTTCAAAAGAACTTAAGTAATAACGAGACTGGCCATGTTCTCTACGAAACCAtgtttgtttggaatgagttCTTGACTCGGGAAATCCGGAATCACCTCCAGAATACTCTTTGGACAGTTGCTTTGGTTTATGGCTTTTTTAAGCAG GCAACACTCTCTGTGTCTGGACGAGAGTTCAAAGTGGCCCTCATTGCTAGACGTTCTCGTCACTATGCAGGCACCAG GTATCTAAAACGAGGTGTAAATGATAAAGGTAGAGTTGCTAATGATGTTGAGACAGAACAGATTGTGTTTGAAGATGTTCCAGAAGGGCTTCCCATGCAAATAAGCTCTGTTGTCCAGAACCGAGGCTCAATCCCTCTTTTTTGGTCACAGGAAACTTCACGCTTGAATCTTAAACCAGACATTATAT TGTCAAAGAAGGACCAAAATTATGAGGCTACCAGActtcattttgaaaatcttgtCAAGAGATATGGAAACCccataattattttgaatttaattaag ACACGTGAGAAGAAGCCTCGAGAGTCCATTCTTCGTGCAGAGTTTGCTAATGCAATTGAGTTCATTAATAAAGATTTATCTGAGGAGAGTCGTCTTAGATTTCTTCATTGGGATCTACATAAACATTCTCGGAG CAAAGCTACAAATGTTTTGCTACTTCTTGGCAAAGTGGCTGCATATGCACTTACGATTACTGGGTTCTTCTATTGCCAAGTAACACCAGCCTTGAGGCGTGAAGGGAGTCTAAGATGGCATTCCTCTga GAATATAGATAATGGGGACTTATCTCCTCAGAGGCACTACGACACTGATGATGTGGATGCTGATAACTTTGAGAGGAAACTCAACGGTGGAAAGCATGGTGCTAGTAATGTTGCTAACGGGAATCATTCTGTCAAGGAACCCATGTTCCAAAGGGGAGTGCTCAGGACCAATTGTATAGATTGCCTGGATCGCACAAATGTTGCACAATATGCTTATGGATTAGCAGCTCTTGGACACCAACTTCATGCTCTGGGTGTTATAGACAAGCCAAAGATAGATCTTGATGCTCCTTTGGCAGACAATTTGATGGGATTTTATGAGAGAATGGGTGACACTCTTGCTCACCAATATGGTGGCTCAGCTGCTCACAACAAG ATATTCTCTGAGAGAAGGGGTCAGTGGAAAGCAGCAACTCAGTCCCAAGAATTCTTCAGAACTCTTCAACGGTATTACAGCAATGCTTATATGGATGCAGAGAAACAAGATGCAATTAATGT ATTTCTGGGGCACTTTCGGCCACAACAGGGCAAACCTGCACTTTGGGAACTGGGTTCAGACCAGCACTATGATGCTGTGAGGAATGGACAAGCAAATGTTGATGAAGATGGAAG gtCAATTTTCAAACGATCCTTATCAGATGGGAACCTTTGTCGTGATATCATCTCACCCATATCAGCCACAAATGTGAAGCAGGTGAAAATGTCTCACTCTGCTTTACCTGATCAATCACAAGGAGCAAGAAACTTCCTATCTGAGTCTTCACCAGAAATCTCAACTTGTGACAGTGATATAGCTTTTTCAAG GTATACTCCTTCAATGCCTCGCAGGCAGCTTTTTGGAGATGTGCAAAGAGATCGATGCCCTGAGAGTGATCGCACTTACTATTGTGAACATGGTGATGCATCTACCTGCTCAAATTTTCTTGACCTAGACTGGTTATCTTCCTCTGGGAATTCATGTGAGGAAGACCAATCCGAGgg GACATCAGTGCGCACAAATTCTTCACTTGCTGGGCTCTCATCAGAAAATGTTGTCAATGGAGTGATGGGAGAAACTACCCCATCCACAAGTGAATATGGATACAGCATGAAAGTAAGTACCTCCTTTGGAT GTTAG
- the LOC115969575 gene encoding phosphoinositide phosphatase SAC3-like isoform X1: MAAWCLENNGVSSSQSSITEEPLAAPSFNACMQKFRLYETRSNFYMIGRDKGRTYWRVLKIDRLDPCELNIREDSTTYTERECSDLLRRIHEGNKSTGGLKFVTTCYGIVGFIKFLGPYYMLLITKRRQIGAICGHTVYAVSKSELIPFLNSTDGSSIANSRNENRYKKLLCMVDLTKDFFFSYSYHVMRSLQKNLSNNETGHVLYETMFVWNEFLTREIRNHLQNTLWTVALVYGFFKQATLSVSGREFKVALIARRSRHYAGTRYLKRGVNDKGRVANDVETEQIVFEDVPEGLPMQISSVVQNRGSIPLFWSQETSRLNLKPDIILSKKDQNYEATRLHFENLVKRYGNPIIILNLIKTREKKPRESILRAEFANAIEFINKDLSEESRLRFLHWDLHKHSRSKATNVLLLLGKVAAYALTITGFFYCQVTPALRREGSLRWHSSENIDNGDLSPQRHYDTDDVDADNFERKLNGGKHGASNVANGNHSVKEPMFQRGVLRTNCIDCLDRTNVAQYAYGLAALGHQLHALGVIDKPKIDLDAPLADNLMGFYERMGDTLAHQYGGSAAHNKIFSERRGQWKAATQSQEFFRTLQRYYSNAYMDAEKQDAINVFLGHFRPQQGKPALWELGSDQHYDAVRNGQANVDEDGRSIFKRSLSDGNLCRDIISPISATNVKQVKMSHSALPDQSQGARNFLSESSPEISTCDSDIAFSRYTPSMPRRQLFGDVQRDRCPESDRTYYCEHGDASTCSNFLDLDWLSSSGNSCEEDQSEGTSVRTNSSLAGLSSENVVNGVMGETTPSTSEYGYSMKNSEVLEDYSACFVNWVDQGEMLCH; the protein is encoded by the exons ATGGCGGCGTGGTGCTTAGAGAACAACGGAGTCTCTTCTTCACAGTCCTCCATCACTGAAGAGCCTCTCGCCGCTCCTTCCTTCAATGCTTGTATGCAGAAATTCAGGCTCTACGAGACTCGATCG AATTTTTACATGATAGGGAGGGACAAGGGTAGAACATATTGGAGAGTGCTAAAGATTGATCGGCTGGACCCTTGCGAGTTAAACATTCGTGAAGATTCTACCACATATACAGAAAGGGAATGCTCTGACCTTTTGAGGCGGATACATGAAGGAAACAAGTCCACGGGTGGACTAAAGTTTGTCACTACTTGTTATGGAATTGTTG gattcatcaaatttttgggGCCTTATTATATGCTGCTTATCACAAAAAGAAGACAGATTGGTGCAATATGTGGTCATACTGTATATGCTGTCTCCAAGAGTGAGCTGATTCCGTTTCTGAATTCTACTGATGGGTCCAGTATCGCTAATTCTAGGAATGAGAACAG ATACAAGAAGCTCCTATGCATGGTGGATCTAACAAAGGACTTCTTTTTTAGCTACTCATATCATGTTATGCGTAGTCTTCAAAAGAACTTAAGTAATAACGAGACTGGCCATGTTCTCTACGAAACCAtgtttgtttggaatgagttCTTGACTCGGGAAATCCGGAATCACCTCCAGAATACTCTTTGGACAGTTGCTTTGGTTTATGGCTTTTTTAAGCAG GCAACACTCTCTGTGTCTGGACGAGAGTTCAAAGTGGCCCTCATTGCTAGACGTTCTCGTCACTATGCAGGCACCAG GTATCTAAAACGAGGTGTAAATGATAAAGGTAGAGTTGCTAATGATGTTGAGACAGAACAGATTGTGTTTGAAGATGTTCCAGAAGGGCTTCCCATGCAAATAAGCTCTGTTGTCCAGAACCGAGGCTCAATCCCTCTTTTTTGGTCACAGGAAACTTCACGCTTGAATCTTAAACCAGACATTATAT TGTCAAAGAAGGACCAAAATTATGAGGCTACCAGActtcattttgaaaatcttgtCAAGAGATATGGAAACCccataattattttgaatttaattaag ACACGTGAGAAGAAGCCTCGAGAGTCCATTCTTCGTGCAGAGTTTGCTAATGCAATTGAGTTCATTAATAAAGATTTATCTGAGGAGAGTCGTCTTAGATTTCTTCATTGGGATCTACATAAACATTCTCGGAG CAAAGCTACAAATGTTTTGCTACTTCTTGGCAAAGTGGCTGCATATGCACTTACGATTACTGGGTTCTTCTATTGCCAAGTAACACCAGCCTTGAGGCGTGAAGGGAGTCTAAGATGGCATTCCTCTga GAATATAGATAATGGGGACTTATCTCCTCAGAGGCACTACGACACTGATGATGTGGATGCTGATAACTTTGAGAGGAAACTCAACGGTGGAAAGCATGGTGCTAGTAATGTTGCTAACGGGAATCATTCTGTCAAGGAACCCATGTTCCAAAGGGGAGTGCTCAGGACCAATTGTATAGATTGCCTGGATCGCACAAATGTTGCACAATATGCTTATGGATTAGCAGCTCTTGGACACCAACTTCATGCTCTGGGTGTTATAGACAAGCCAAAGATAGATCTTGATGCTCCTTTGGCAGACAATTTGATGGGATTTTATGAGAGAATGGGTGACACTCTTGCTCACCAATATGGTGGCTCAGCTGCTCACAACAAG ATATTCTCTGAGAGAAGGGGTCAGTGGAAAGCAGCAACTCAGTCCCAAGAATTCTTCAGAACTCTTCAACGGTATTACAGCAATGCTTATATGGATGCAGAGAAACAAGATGCAATTAATGT ATTTCTGGGGCACTTTCGGCCACAACAGGGCAAACCTGCACTTTGGGAACTGGGTTCAGACCAGCACTATGATGCTGTGAGGAATGGACAAGCAAATGTTGATGAAGATGGAAG gtCAATTTTCAAACGATCCTTATCAGATGGGAACCTTTGTCGTGATATCATCTCACCCATATCAGCCACAAATGTGAAGCAGGTGAAAATGTCTCACTCTGCTTTACCTGATCAATCACAAGGAGCAAGAAACTTCCTATCTGAGTCTTCACCAGAAATCTCAACTTGTGACAGTGATATAGCTTTTTCAAG GTATACTCCTTCAATGCCTCGCAGGCAGCTTTTTGGAGATGTGCAAAGAGATCGATGCCCTGAGAGTGATCGCACTTACTATTGTGAACATGGTGATGCATCTACCTGCTCAAATTTTCTTGACCTAGACTGGTTATCTTCCTCTGGGAATTCATGTGAGGAAGACCAATCCGAGgg GACATCAGTGCGCACAAATTCTTCACTTGCTGGGCTCTCATCAGAAAATGTTGTCAATGGAGTGATGGGAGAAACTACCCCATCCACAAGTGAATATGGATACAGCATGAAA